Below is a genomic region from Rosa chinensis cultivar Old Blush chromosome 5, RchiOBHm-V2, whole genome shotgun sequence.
GATTCCATTTTCTTATTTATATTAATAGCAAGCTGAATAGTAGAAGAGTTTTTTCTACTGATCATGGTGTGACATGTTAAAGATTATTTATGCAGGGAAAATTGGTGACAGGACAAGAAATAGCTGTGAAGAGGCTTTCAGAATGTTCAGGGCAAGGAACATTAGAGTTTAAAAATGAGCTGATACTTATATATGAGCTCTAACATACGAACCTTTTAGTGAGAGATCATtctttttttggccattttaagagatCGCTCATTAgatccacttttcgatcacattttcacatcttaaccgttctgtttttaggtatatatgagtagattatctctacaaatttgcagccaaattaataatcattaaggcattaataactgcgatttacaattatgaacacgaactattcaagttggacagattcgattcgtccattgatttaatctagttcgatacctttaCGATCATCAATTTTGCTGGAAATTTGtaaaaatgatctatacattaagacctaaaaactgaataatCGAGATGCTgaaatgtcacgccccgaattttgaataacaaattcaaatccgaaacatgaattaaacaactacaacaaataaacgttctgaatttttttctcagaacAACCACACCACATGccactcaaatttcaaatctcgAAAACCTCGAGTTAATTATTACAACTCACTCTTACAAAGTAAAATTGTAAAGCTCTAAATGAGCATAACAAACCTCACAATAGAAATTCAGAGTATCACAAGCAGCTACTCTACACAGCTCGATCACCTTCCTGATTCTTCTGTCTTgtaggattacccgctacaccgtttgaatagtctaccgggaattgcaacaacacaaaacccggtaagctttttccaaagctcgtatgagtaaacaagaatgaaCGGTTGATTTATTATAACACAAtacttttaactcaagtaacaACAAACAATCTCAACATTCACAAAGAAAACGTCAAACCAACTCACAGAAAACAACGAGGAATACATCCCCACAATCCCCTAATCTCAATGTCACCTATGTGGTCTTTCCTACAATTATTCCCCTTGCATGTGGTCTTTCCCACAACCTGCAATTATCCTCACTGCATGTGGTCATTCCCACAACCTACAGTTATCCCCACTGCATGTGGTCATTCCCACAACCTACAGTTATTCCCATCGCATGTGATCTTTCCTACAACCTCAAACACATGCACTCTGGTTTATAGTTAAACCGAAGGACCTTAGACCATTTTGTCTTCAGAACCCCACATCATTGACCTCTATACAACCCATCAAGTCAACTATGACTTTTCGAACATGAATTAATCCATCCAAAATCATCATATATAAATATGGCACAATACATTTCAGTCCATATTATATATAACATCATCACAATTCCACActcctcaatgtcacaccattccatatataaccacgtaaatacacacacacacacacacacatatatatatatatatacgtaattatCCACTCAGGaataatcactaataccaactatagttcaagcataaaaatcgtgaaattcatttgtatagttaaaattattttacttacctatggactgtagttgatcaagtccatatgatttaaaacaaatgttTATTCcaaaaatattttcacacaattacgacaaaataaagtaattaaatgtactcggttcgtaatatgaaccatgtgaggtttactTACCTCtaaaatcccgctgcgtcttcttaacagctcaagATACGATTCACAATCGTTCGCCAAATcaatccgtcaatcacctaatccaatacgatcttaacttagccaacaactcataaacataattaaacgacgatccaacggtcagatcgaaattaaacgatgatccaatggtcggatcctcacagatcgcccttaggatcatcctcctaaattatcacgaagatccaacggtcggatcttccttaATCGCCCTTACtaacatctccacaaatttatatgaaaatccgacggtcggattctcacgaatcgccttccaaatcactatttcacaattatactaagatccaacggtcggatcttagCCCATGACCACAAAAAgtcactgggacagtcataagatcaacatatcaaaactacaagttgatcggacggtcagatcttcacagatcataaaTCGAATTATCGAAATCGATTGAaacgtaaaaattcataacttaatcatacgatatccaaaaatttcgtataatatatcgaaatgatcgtcttaacatgtagaacataaaaatgggcagaaactgcccttaaggtccccggaggtggccggaaaggcCGCCAGAGTTagtggcagagccgccgccgactaccgccaatggtgtcggaGCCGGGCTGCTCCgcttcatctcatcaagcttaacaactttcctaactagcatgtaAGCTGGAAATGACCGGAAGGGGTCGAAATTACCTGGAATAGTCaaggtggccggaatttttttccagaatccggcgagcttgagttcgacgtaaaaacttccacgaatCGCTTTGATCCCTTCTGTAGATTTGTTCAGCAACTCAAGGCGATCTCCCCAGTTCAATAATCACTCAAAACGAAGCTCTACAGCTCGAGATATCCGGATCGAAAGTTTCGTTCGATCTAAGTCGAGGTTGACTTGCAGCCGCCGCCACAGACAACTCCGCCGATCAAGGTTGTTACTGGGAGCCTCAGGAGGTCAAGTCGACGTAGAAGGAtaagtttggtgaggattggtggccAGAAACACGAGGAGTCGAGCTGGTTTGCCGGACCTTGAGGCTGTGTAGGTAGAGCGGCCCGAGGCGAAGCCAAGGAGAGTGGTCCGACGTCTGGAGGTGGCCTGAGGAGGGAGAGTTTGGCCGGAGAAGCcttgctctgtttttttttttttggttctgttgtgcaagagagagagagggagagtgagAAACTGTTATGTTGCTTTGCCTACACCCTCCACCAAAACTCATACAATAAAACAGAACATAGTGCCTCACTTTGCTGCTCAAAACATGGAACCTGCCTCaccttttctttatttaaagaACTCCACTACTTAGTGCCAAGAAAAACAGGTTATTACAATCTTCTTTATTAAAAGAACTCCACTACTTAGTGCCAAGAAAACAGGTTATCACATGAAATATGATGGAAAAGTGGGTCTCATAAAGGATCTCTTACAATTGACAAAAAAAAGGATCTGTTAGTGGaagggccatatatatatagttcttTTATTAGGCCCAGATGCCCAATATATTGGTTCTTTTCTTTGGCCTCGTTTGGCTAAAGGAACTAGGGTCTTGGGAAAATAAACTCAATCATTTCATGtatttgggatgcaaaagaaaataaaacacttCACTGAATAGATGAAAAATAGGGAAAAAAGTGGTTCCTTCCATATCCCAAGggattcattttcttttcaattattttcttacatttattactcattttctattattttacatttaattaCAAATATCAACAATTTACATGATAACTTTTTTTATATTACCAAACACCGCAAATGAaagtttatgaaaaaaaaatttcattttatgtgaaagacaaaggaattttttttgtttttctacaAACTAagtggtgtgttggtcgaatGGTCTAGTCTGGAACCTCCAGGTCTAGCgttcgaatcccagctccaTCCCATGGctagcagatttgagggaccctttgggttcgtgcgtctgcggtgcagtggattagtctggctttgCTTGACTTTCGCCGCAATATCGGTGCAGGTGTCCTGGCGCTGGAATActactgcatgggtgtgtgctGGAATActactgcatgggtgtgtgagttactCACAACTAacctgatcaaaaaaaaaaagggttttagTGAAAAGCccactcattttttattttgccCTTCGGTTTGCAAAATATTCCGGATTCACCACTGCTTATAAGGCTCTGGCCCTATCAGATACATGACTGATAATGTGTGATTATTGTCTTGTGAGGAAGGAGTGAACATGGAGACTTGGACGTCGTTTAGATATGTGTTAATTTGCTCAACTCACAGAAACGTGGAGAACAGCTTCTCCGTCTCTTCTAGGAAGAAGATGAGGCGGGCGACTGAGGCGTCTGTAAGTGTGTGAACATAGAAAATACCTAGCGAAACGACAGGCATGAAAGAGACACATAATTGTATATAGACTCTGAGTCAAAGTCTTCGCTGTGTAAAGTCACGCAATGATTTTTATTCCACGAAAAAAATCAGACAAATCAAACAATCAGCAAACAAAATTGCCAATGCAACCTTGAGTGACAATATCCATGGCTAGAAGTCTCACCTTGATTTTCATTCTCATCACCCTGTTGGACTCCGGCACCTTTAACCTTATTCAGAGAGTGAAGTCCGATGATGATTCGGCTCCTCCAGGAACATTTCTGCCAGGCAAGAAGCTAGGTGTGAACCATAGAACCGGCTACATCTGGTCACTTTCATCATCACCAAGTCCTTTGGGTTCTTTCACACTTTCTTGGGAGCACAAACGACGCCAATTGCATATTAGCCTAGGTGAGGTGGTTTATTGGAGTAGTGGAGTCTTTAAAGATGGGAGGTTCGAATATATATCATCATCCAGGTACAATTTCACCATCGTttcaaataaaagagaagacTCCATCACCTACAGCACCGTGGATCATACTGATAAAGTGTCAGCATGGCTGCTGACGGACACGGGGGATCTGTATGATACTTATACAGGAGATGACATTGCGCGAGCAGACTGCGACGGCTATAGCACCGAGAAAGGGTGCCGTAGAAGACTCCGGCCAAGTAGTTGCATGGCGACATTTGGGGTTGAGTTTCAGCTGAGAAAAGCTTACTGTCATTCAACTAGTGAAAGAACCCCATATTATTTTAGGAATGTAAGTAATGGCGCTAGTGAGTGCAAGGCCGCTTGTTGGCAAGATTGTGAATGCCTTGGCTTTGACATTGCGATTAATCAAACAGCTGGATGCCGTTTTTGGAGTGCAGACTGTCAATTTGATAAAGTCAGTGGATTCAGTTCTGGATCTAGTTTCGGTTCTGGATCTAGTTTTGTGCTGTCAAGATTAATCCCTTCACAACCATCGTCTCCCGGAAGTATTAGTAAGTCTATTGACAATCTTTTTATTGCCATTTGGAATTTTTCTCACCTCCAAAGGGATTTGGGTTTCATTCGCATGTTTCCTTGGTTGTTATCCTCTTCGCtaatcaatttttcttcttcaggattaattaaattatttttttataactgACTCAGAAAATTGTGCTTAGTCTAAAGGATGAAGAACTAattgtgaaaaataaaacaattcaacttaaaattaattttttctaCCATTAGATTTACATCGAAGTATggttgaggaaaaaaaattgcttgAGCATTTTCTGACTCAATTAATGACCAGGGGAACATTATTGGTTGTCCTAGACCACTTTCcctctattattatttttttttttttggggtgggGGTCTGACTACGCTTGTCTTCTCTTAGAACAAGATCCAGCACGTAGGTTGATCTGGATTGGCACTGCAGTTGTCTCTGCTCTACTGGTAATGGTGAGTTTGTTCGCCTGCTATCTACTAATAAGAAGAATAGGAAGGAAATTAGTACATTCAGGTATATTCTTTAAACATTATGTGTGCAGCCTGTTAATAAAGATTTCAATATTTCATATAGTGTCGAATGTTAATTATCTGCACATATCTACATATACAGACCGAAATGGGGCAAAGGTTCAGGAAATTCTtaccttgatgaaacctaatatACCTACTCATGAAAATGATGGAAAGATAGGAAATGATATAAGCGTTTTTAGCTACACATCTGTTCTGGCTGCTACACGCAACTTCTCAAACGAAAACAAGCTCGGTGAAGGGGGGTTTGGATCTGTTTATCAGGTGATCTAGATCTTAAGGCCCTTTGCATTCTATATATTCTAACTATAATAGGAGCTGAAATGTAATAGTGATAGTTGATAGCGTGACATATCATTGTTCATCAATTAATTCAGGGAAAATTGGTGACGGGACAAGAAATAGCCGTAAAGAAGCTTTCCAAAAATTCAGAGCAAGGCGCTCTAGAGTTTAAGAATGAATTGATACTCGTATATGAACTCCAGCATACCAACCTTGTTCGACTTTTTGGATTTTGCATTCGTGGTGAAGAGAGGATGTTGATATATGAGTACATGCCAAACAAAAGTCTGGACAACTTTTTGTTTGGTAGGCATGACTATCACTAAAATTTTTATGTAtatgtaagaaaattaagtttGTACAATATTTGCCAATTTGATAATTTGTTAACTCGACATATTTGACAGATTCAACCAGAGGTGTGCTACTCAATTGGAAAAGGCGTTTCAACATAATTGAAGGAGTCGCTCAAGGATTGCTTTACTTGCACAAATACTCCAGAATGAGAGTGATTCATAGAGATTTGAAGGCCAGTAATATTCTACTCGATGAAAGCATGAATCCaagaatttctgattttggtaTGGCAAGGACTTTTACACAAAATGAACTAGAAGCAAATACTAAGAGGATTGTCGGGACATAGTAAGTAAAACACCACATTTTTATCATAGTTAACATCTTTCAATTTTAGTTGTTAGAACGACTCACAAGGGGTTGTTGActctttagaaagtttcttttttagtaGAGAATAATATgccacttaaaaaaaaaatttactgtCCATTTGGTGCAGTGGTTACATGTCACCTGAGTATGTCTTCGGGGGGAACTTCTCTATAAAGTCCGATGTGTACAGTTTTGGAGTCTTAATGCTTGAAATCATCAGTGGTAGGAGAAACAACAGCTTCTACAATGATGATCGCGTGCTCACTTTAGCAGGATATGTATGTCACCTTATTATAATCTTTGTAGTGATATatgcttctctcttcttttttttttctctttttctgatATGTCAATATTACTTTCGCTTCTGCAGACATGGGAGCTATGGAAAAAAGATGCAGCGCTGGAACTAATGGATCCAACACTAGGCAATTCCTGTGATGAGGACCAATTGTTAAGATGCATGCATGTCGGTCTGCTCTGTGTGGAAGAGAATGCAACCGATCGGCCGAACATGTCAGATCTCATATCTATGTTGACAAATGAAAGCGTGCCTTTACCTAAACCAACAAAGCCAGCATTTTGTACAAGGAGAAATGTGATCACGTCTGGTATAGATAGGAAGGGGCCAGAACTTGAATCTATAAATGGTCTGTCCATTTCTGATTTTGCTGCCCGTTAAAGCTACTAATCAACACACATCCTCTGCTGACTGTATTTTATGTAATTGGCATCTAATATGTACTTACAACAAAGTGGGTCAGCGATAATATGTACAGGCATATACGTTTTGGGGATTATCAAAGCATTCCACTTTGTAAAATTTTTTCACACTCCACTCTAAGCAATAAAAAGTGGAGTGTAAGTGAAAACAAAGTGTCAAAATCACTATATTATGAAGCTAGTGTCTCTAAATTCTCGAGTCCATTAATACCactcaatgtttttttttccttccctttGTCAATGGGCTCAAATGgataaaacccaaatcagcATGCAACAGGCCCAGTATGAATCTAAAAACTGACATACAATTGAAGCTTTTGTTGTAAATACTATAATTATATGGTTGTCCACTTAATTATTTTGGGACAACATGTAATACTCAATTGAGGAAACTTGAGATTGATCACCAAGAAATCATAAGAGTGGTCACCAAGTAACCTTGGGAGTGATTACCAAGTCATCTTATGAGTGATCACCAAGTTACTATATGAGTGATCACCAAGTTAGTGTGATCATCAAGTAATTCTAcccctatttaaagggaacaaaTGAGAATGAGAAGACACACCACTTTCCCCCATCTATTCTTCTCTTTTCATACTCTTCACTGTCTAACAAGCAAGTTATCTCATTTTATAATAGTTTCTGCATTGttcttatttatttgtttatatttttcagAAACTATGAGATGCAATCTTAAGACCTACCACATTCTCATCCATCTGAATCTCACTTGAGCTAGAACTCATAAACAATGTACTAGAGCCTCTAAGGCTTTAACGTCCATCACAAGCGGAAATGGTAAGATCATTTACAGATAAAGTTTGTGGTTCCTTTTCCACTACAGTACTGGAGACCGCATGTCTATCTGTAGAAAATGCTGGCTTTGTAGGTGCAGGTAACGGTGAGCTTTCATTTGTCAACCCGGAGAGCACATCTGACATGGTAGGTCGATTCGCTGCACTATCCTCCACGCATAGAAGACCAACTTGAACGCATCTTAACAGTTGATCTTTGTTAGTACACGAATCAGCTAGTGTTGGATCCATGAGTTGTAGCCCTGCGCCTTCTTTCCACAACTCCCATGCCTGAAATTATCCAGATAATATCAGTTAATTTAGGATGACAGAATGATGGAATATCATAGCTATATAATGACATAAGTATGGTGAGATTTGTTTGACATACATATCCTACTAAATTGATGGCGCGATCATCATTATAGAAGCTATTGTTTCTCCTACCACTTATGATTTCAAGCACTAACACTCCAAAACTGTATGCATCGGATTTTGTAGAGAAAATTCCTTCCATTGCGTACTCAGGAGGCATGTAACCACTACACCATATAGAAATGAATTCTTACTTTATCTGCATAAATCTTCATATATCCATGGCTAGCTACCAAAAGCAAAATATAAGCATATATTGTTGACTTACCGTGTCCCAACAATCCTACTAGTATTTGCTTCCAGTTCATTAATGGAGAAAATCCTAGCCataccaaaatctgaaattttgggGTTCATATTTTCATCAAGTAGTACGTTACTGGCTTTTAAATCTCTATGAATTACTCTTGTTCTTGAGAATTTGTGCAAATAAAGCAATCCTTGAgcaattccttcaattatacTGAAACGCTTGCTCCAATCTAGAAAAACACCTCTGACTGAATCTGGTCAATATTTAGAGGTTCAAAATTAGATGACACAAACATATGTAGAAAAATAGATGTATATATGT
It encodes:
- the LOC112165180 gene encoding uncharacterized protein LOC112165180 isoform X2, with translation MARSLTLIFILITLLDSGTFNLIQRVKSDDDSAPPGTFLPGKKLGVNHRTGYIWSLSSSPSPLGSFTLSWEHKRRQLHISLGEVVYWSSGVFKDGRFEYISSSRYNFTIVSNKREDSITYSTVDHTDKVSAWLLTDTGDLYDTYTGDDIARADCDGYSTEKGCRRRLRPSSCMATFGVEFQLRKAYCHSTSERTPYYFRNVSNGASECKAACWQDCECLGFDIAINQTAGCRFWSADCQFDKVSGFSSGSSFGSGSSFVLSRLIPSQPSSPGSIKQDPARRLIWIGTAVVSALLVMVSLFACYLLIRRIGRKLVHSDSTRGVLLNWKRRFNIIEGVAQGLLYLHKYSRMRVIHRDLKASNILLDESMNPRISDFGMARTFTQNELEANTKRIVGTYGYMSPEYVFGGNFSIKSDVYSFGVLMLEIISGRRNNSFYNDDRVLTLAGYTWELWKKDAALELMDPTLGNSCDEDQLLRCMHVGLLCVEENATDRPNMSDLISMLTNESVPLPKPTKPAFCTRRNVITSGIDRKGPELESINGLSISDFAAR
- the LOC112165180 gene encoding G-type lectin S-receptor-like serine/threonine-protein kinase CES101 isoform X1, producing MARSLTLIFILITLLDSGTFNLIQRVKSDDDSAPPGTFLPGKKLGVNHRTGYIWSLSSSPSPLGSFTLSWEHKRRQLHISLGEVVYWSSGVFKDGRFEYISSSRYNFTIVSNKREDSITYSTVDHTDKVSAWLLTDTGDLYDTYTGDDIARADCDGYSTEKGCRRRLRPSSCMATFGVEFQLRKAYCHSTSERTPYYFRNVSNGASECKAACWQDCECLGFDIAINQTAGCRFWSADCQFDKVSGFSSGSSFGSGSSFVLSRLIPSQPSSPGSIKQDPARRLIWIGTAVVSALLVMVSLFACYLLIRRIGRKLVHSDRNGAKVQEILTLMKPNIPTHENDGKIGNDISVFSYTSVLAATRNFSNENKLGEGGFGSVYQGKLVTGQEIAVKKLSKNSEQGALEFKNELILVYELQHTNLVRLFGFCIRGEERMLIYEYMPNKSLDNFLFDSTRGVLLNWKRRFNIIEGVAQGLLYLHKYSRMRVIHRDLKASNILLDESMNPRISDFGMARTFTQNELEANTKRIVGTYGYMSPEYVFGGNFSIKSDVYSFGVLMLEIISGRRNNSFYNDDRVLTLAGYTWELWKKDAALELMDPTLGNSCDEDQLLRCMHVGLLCVEENATDRPNMSDLISMLTNESVPLPKPTKPAFCTRRNVITSGIDRKGPELESINGLSISDFAAR